A DNA window from Drosophila pseudoobscura strain MV-25-SWS-2005 chromosome 2, UCI_Dpse_MV25, whole genome shotgun sequence contains the following coding sequences:
- the LOC4800634 gene encoding uncharacterized protein has translation MLKRLLPLLALCALAQSQCPFTRPIVEGTNRIVMVRLRNRQLMLKRTASSAVGESLQLWCSPRDVRPVTCQRGQRPSFVPPLPMTCQRPPVTVTIPVTDRRCRASMFRVGYNIGRGQFLELYRSCFDRRAVRTLWVEHQVYAKPFYATRPCVRFSSDGVISGADEASYTVRNIHATFRRLFGNNQNFIPNNRDVIINRGHLAASADFLFGDQMCATFKYVNVVPQFLTINDRNWEAIERWVRSSVRGNQFVNVRTGANGILTLPAASGQRQVFLSGNRNPVPLWMYKIVRDSNNRPIVAFLTYNNIYARQRPAAPAFCQVVNCPLQLGGTAADGFTFCCNPATFNP, from the exons ATGCTGAAACGTCTTCTACCATTGCTGGCCCTCTGTGCCTTGG CTCAGAGCCAGTGCCCCTTCACCAGGCCCATCGTCGAGGGAACGAATCGCATTGTCATGGTTCGTCTTCGCAATCGCCAGCTGATGCTGAAGCGGACGGCCAGCTCCGCTGTGGGAGAGTCGCTCCAGCTGTGGTGCAGCCCGAGGGATGTTCGCCCGGTGACTTGCCAGCGGGGCCAGAGGCCATCATTTGTGCCCCCATTACCAATGACATGCCAGAGGCCGCCTGTGACAGTGACAATACCGGTGACAGATCGCCGCTGCAGAGCCTCCATGTTCCGTGTGGGCTATAACATTGGCAGGGGTCAGTTCCTGGAGCTCTACCGAAGCTGCTTCGACAGGAGGGCCGTGCGAACCCTCTGGGTGGAGCATCAGGTTTATGCCAAGCCTTTCT ATGCCACACGCCCTTGTGTGCGATTCAGCTCCGATGGGGTCATCTCGGGGGCGGACGAGGCCAGCTACACGGTGCGCAACATTCATGCCACCTTCCGGCGCCTCTTCGGCAACAACCAGAACTTCATACCCAACAATCGGGACGTGATCATCAACCGCGGCCACCTAGCCGCCTCCGCGGACTTCCTCTTCGGCGACCAGATGTGCGCCACCTTCAAGTACGTGAACGTGGTGCCACAGTTCCTGACCATCAACGATCGCAACTGGGAGGCCATCGAGCGCTGGGTGCGCAGCTCGGTGCGGGGAAATCAGTTCGTGAATGTTCGGACAGGTGCCAACGGCATCCTCACGCTGCCCGCTGCCAGCGGTCAGAGGCAGGTCTTCCTGAGCGGCAACCGCAATCCGGTGCCTCTCTGGATGTACAAGATCGTCCGCGACTCCAATAATCGACCCATAGTGGCTTTCCTCACCTACAACAACATCTACGCCCGACAGCGACCCGCAGCGCCGGCCTTCTGTCAGGTCGTCAATTGTCCCCTGCAATTGGGGGGCACTGCCGCAGATGGCTTCACCTTCTGTTGCAACCCAGCCACTTTTAATCCCTAA
- the LOC6896842 gene encoding uncharacterized protein: protein MIVLQAKADCPLSRAMIEGTNRIFANRDRRGNYALKRVQRVQTGEVLHMICQPNDIVQTTCQQNTNFTRPLPLRCNNPMPATATIVTDATCRGTMYSIGYTINNRRLELYRACYDRTNVRALFTTHTVYGKTFFPARPCTDFSRDNALSAADARTFTVRSIYDAFRRVFGNNQRYIPNNRDVVINRGHLTPSADYLYGDQMCATFKYVNVVPQFKTINDRNWETIERWVRNRIRGGGSLRIKTGAVGTLILPNTARPPVPHRAILGAGTKNPVPEWMYKVVRTSTNRPLAVFLTYNNIYAPRRPSAPRFCTSVPCPMALVNNAAAGFTYCCNATIFNI from the exons ATGATAGTCCTTCAGGCGAAGGCCGACTGCCCATTGTCGCGGGCCATGATTGAGGGCACCAATCGGATATTTGCCAACCGCGATCGCAGGGGAAATTACGCGTTGAAACGTGTCCAGAGAGTGCAAACTGGCGAGGTGCTCCACATGATCTGCCAGCCGAACGACATCGTACAGACCACCTGCCAACAGAACACCAACTTCACCAGACCGCTGCCGTTGCGTTGCAATAACCCCATGCCCGCCACTGCAACAATCGTCACCGATGCAACCTGTCGGGGCACAATGTACTCCATTGGGTACACGATCAACAACCGACGACTGGAGCTGTATCGCGCCTGCTACGATCGCACCAATGTAAGGGCCCTCTTCACGACCCACACGGTGTACGGCAAAACCTTCT TTCCAGCGCGTCCCTGCACCGATTTCAGCCGTGATAACGCCCTGAGTGCGGCGGATGCCAGGACCTTCACTGTCCGCAGTATTTACGATGCCTTCAGGCGTGTGTTCGGCAACAACCAGAGATACATTCCCAACAACCGGGATGTGGTCATCAATCGCGGACATCTGACTCCCTCGGCAGATTATCTGTACGGGGACCAGATGTGCGCCACCTTCAAGTACGTGAATGTGGTGCCGCAGTTCAAGACCATCAACGACCGCAACTGGGAGACCATCGAGCGCTGGGTGCGCAATCGCATCCGCGGAGGTGGTTCGCTGAGGATCAAGACGGGTGCTGTTGGCACTCTCATCCTGCCGAATACTGCCCGGCCCCCCGTCCCTCATCGCGCGATCCTGGGAGCTGGCACAAAGAACCCCGTGCCTGAGTGGATGTACAAGGTGGTGCGAACCTCAACCAACCGGCCTCTGGCCGTCTTCCTCACGTACAACAACATATATGCTCCACGCCGTCCCAGTGCCCCACGATTTTGCACTAGCGTCCCCTGCCCCATGGCCCTGGTCAACAATGCAGCCGCTGGCTTTACCTACTGCTGCAATGCCACCATTTTCAATATCTGA
- the LOC6896843 gene encoding uncharacterized protein, with protein MKASRVVQYLLVCIAVALGLVLEANADCPLTRPMIEGTNRIFANRDLSGNYVPKLIQRVQTGEVLHMICQPDDIVETTCQPDNNFNPPLPMSCMNPMPATAINVTDAFCPTTMYSIGYTINNQRLELYRACYDRTNVRALYTTHTVYGKPFYPTRPDVDFSLDNVLSPADARTFTVRSIYGAFRRIFGENQTYIPNNRAVVINRGHLTPSADYLYKDQMGATFKYVNVVPQFKTINDGNWEAIERWVRGLIRCGGSLRIKTGAVGTLILPDTSRPPVPHCAILGAETKNPVPEWMYKAVRTSTNQLVAIFLTYNNIYAPERPSAPKFCEPVPCPIFLPNTAVAGFTYCCNGTNNFESDLMYATMYALLTYLHTHTYVTLLLIYCLHVLHSQSFQFPVKIFASPSIGMARSSRPM; from the exons ATGAAAGCCTCACGGGTTGTACAATATCTGCTGGTTTGCATCGCCGTTGCACTGGGATTGG TCCTTGAGGCGAACGCCGACTGCCCATTGACGCGGCCCATGATTGAGGGCACCAATCGGATATTTGCCAACCGTGATCTTAGCGGAAATTACGTGCCGAAGCTGATCCAGAGAGTGCAAACTGGCGAGGTGCTCCACATGATCTGCCAGCCGGACGACATCGTAGAGACCACCTGCCAGCCGGACAACAACTTCAACCCACCGCTGCCGATGAGTTGCATGAACCCCATGCCCGCCACTGCCATAAACGTCACCGATGCATTCTGTCCGACCACAATGTACTCCATTGGCTACACGATTAACAACCAACGACTGGAGCTGTATCGCGCCTGCTACGATCGCACCAATGTAAGGGCCCTCTACACGACCCACACGGTGTACGGCAAACCCTTTT ATCCAACGCGTCCCGACGTCGACTTTAGCCTAGATAACGTCCTGAGTCCGGCGGATGCCAGGACCTTCACTGTCCGCAGTATTTACGGTGCCTTCAGGCGTATCTTCGGCGAAAACCAGACATACATTCCCAACAACCGGGCTGTGGTCATCAATCGCGGACATTTGACTCCCTCGGCAGATTATCTGTACAAGGACCAGATGGGCGCCACCTTCAAGTACGTGAATGTGGTGCCCCAGTTCAAGACCATCAACGACGGGAACTGGGAGGCCATCGAGCGCTGGGTGCGCGGTCTTATCCGCTGCGGTGGTTCGCTGAGGATCAAGACGGGTGCAGTTGGCACTCTCATCCTGCCGGATACTTCCCGGCCCCCCGTCCCTCATTGCGCGATTCTGGGAGCTGAGACAAAGAACCCCGTGCCTGAGTGGATGTACAAGGCGGTGAGAACTTCAACCAACCAGCTGGTGGCCATCTTTCTCACGTACAACAACATATACGCGCCTGAACGTCCAAGTGCTCCAAAATTTTGCGAACCTGTGCCCTGCCCCATATTCTTGCCCAACACGGCTGTCGCTGGCTTCACATACTGCTGCAACGGTACAAATAACTTTGAATCAGATTTAATGTACGCTACCATGTACGCGCTCCTTACATacttgcacacacatacatatgtaaccTTATTACTTATATATTGCTTACATGTATTGCATTCTCAGTCATTTCAATTCCCAGTCAAAATATTCGCCAGTCCGTCGATCGGCATGGCTCGGAGTTCACGGCCAATGTAA
- the LOC4800635 gene encoding uncharacterized protein: MGSGFRPIYKWIVFCCFFAICLLFLPQQKSDGPSPKFRALQPVTTILDDSEDANDSNGFQSDGTDGTDVSYVTALPLYFVESSKCKIPYVDPFGADAMAIYKPMVYEPCSNDTALVTPIYDVIRRRYVLHINETLASLLLKSSEIEYNCYYQEIKGSSSDGYDSVDRKYYSQDYVVPVHVQGLILGCHRIDNTSHILQSDAYTLVQYKAPPPGLFLEPSKRKPSVIMFGIDSLSRINLRRTMPKVYNFLTRSGWYELQGYNKIGDNTFPNLMALLAGYSPESARENVCDWETQGCLDQIPFIWKYFRNASYLTAFAEDESGMNTFNYFKPGFKEQPTDYYVRPLQKAVESDLDTWKCAECSMRYCIGRRETSSYAYDLCKEFARRYVDERPIWGLFWSNSFSHDSYRMPSKMEDYVLQYMLDFEADGVFEQSIVIFLSDHGTRWGDLMYLESGFLESRLPSMFIYLPPWFRAHYPEYAQALELNQHRLTSNYDLHNTLKHIIEIGGDRDTDGRKPELPKSHDCPKCHSVFYPMDEHRSCEDAGIPEHYCTCLPYKRLSGDWPLRIAPRVIDRINEYLSGRNLSAICANLSLSYVHETEILIPLDQNFHDDMSVSETAVYRTMFKVKQNSADFRATVVFNNVTEALEVNVTSISRLDSYENDATCIDDKTDKLYCICLSNLKE; encoded by the exons ATGGGCTCCGGGTTCCGTCCAATATATAAATGGATCGTATTCTGTTGTTTCTTTGCGATTTGTCTACTGTTTTTGCCACAGCAAAAGAGCGATGGTCCGTCACCGAAATTTAGAGCACTTCAACCAGTGACAACAATCCTAGACGACTCCGAAGACGCGAATGATTCAAATGGCTTTCAAAGCGATGGGACCGATGGGACCGATGTGAGCTATGTAACTGCATTGCCGTTGTACTTTGTGGAGAGCTCAAAATGCAAGATTCCGTATGTGGACCCCTTTGGGGCGGACGCAATGGCCATTTACAAGCCTATGGTGTACGAGCCCTGCTCTAACGACACCGCCCTGGTGACCCCGATCTACGATGTGATCAGACGGCGCTATGTGCTGCACATCAATGAGACTCTTGCCTCCCTGCTGCTCAAATCGAGCGAGATTGAGTACAATTGCTATTACCAGGAGATAAAAGGTAGTTCGTCTGACGGCTACGACAG CGTGGATCGCAAGTACTACTCCCAGGACTATGTGGTGCCGGTGCATGTTCAGGGCTTGATATTGGGCTGCCATCGGATAGACAATACGTCGCACATCCTGCAGAGCGATGCCTACACGCTCGTCCAGTACAAGGCCCCGCCGCCAGGTCTCTTCCTAGAGCCATCGAAGCGGAAGCCGTCCGTCATCATGTTCGGCATCGACAGTCTATCGAGAATCAATCTGAGGCGCACCATGCCCAAAGTATACAACTTTCTCACGCGCAGTGGATGGTACGAGCTTCAGGGATACAACAAG ATAGGCGACAACACGTTTCCCAATCTGATGGCTCTTCTGGCCGGCTATAGTCCCGAGTCGGCCAGGGAAAATGTCTGTGACTGGGAAACCCAAGGCTGTCTGGACCAGATCCCCTTCATCTGGAAATATTTCAGGAACGCCAGCTACCTGACGGCGTTTGCCGAGGACGAGTCTGGGATGAACACCTTCAACTATTTCAAGCCTGGCTTCAAGGAGCAGCCAACGGACTACTACGTCAGGCCTCTCCAGAAGGCAGTCGAGTCGGATTTGGACACATGGAAGTGTGCCGAGTGCTCGATGAGATATTGCATTGGTCGCCGGGAAACGAGCAGTTATGCCTACGATCTGTGCAAGGAGTTCGCCAGGCGGTACGTGGATGAGCGACCCATTTGGGGCCTGTTCTGGTCGAACAGTTTCAGCCATGACAGCTACCGAATGCCATCGAAAATGGAGGACTACGTCCTGCAGTACATGCTGGACTTTGAGGCTGATGGCGTGTTCGAGCAGAGCATTGTGATATTTCTCTCCGATCACGGTACACGCTGGGGGGATTTAATGTACTTGGAAAGTGGCTTTCTGGAGTCGCGACTTCCCTCAATGTTCATCTACCTGCCGCCCTGGTTCCGCGCCCATTACCCCGAATATGCCCAGGCCCTGGAACTGAATCAGCATCGGTTGACCTCCAACTATGATCTGCACAACACTCTGAAGCACATCATAGAGATAGGCGGAGATAGAGATACCGATGGCCGGAAACCGGAGCTGCCCAAGTCCCACGATTGCCCCAAATGTCACTCGGTGTTCTATCCCATGGACGAGCATCGGTCATGCGAAGATGCTGGCATACCGGAGCACTATTGCACCTGTCTGCCCTACAAGAGGCTTTCCGGCGACTGGCCCCTACGCATCGCTCCTCGGGTCATTGACCGCATCAACGAATACCTCAGCGGCAGGAATCTCAGTGCAATTTGTGCCAATTTATCACTGTCTTATGTACACGAAACCGAAATTCTGATCCCCCTCGATCAGAACTTCCACGATGATATGTCGGTCTCCGAGACTGCCGTATATCGCACTATGTTCAAGGTAAAACAGAACAGTGCCGATTTCCGGGCCACAGTCGTCTTCAATAATGTTACGGAAGCTTTGGAGGTCAATGTTACGTCTATAAGTCGCCTCGATTCCTATGAGAACGATGCCACCTGCATCGACGACAAAACCGACAAATTGTACTGCATTTGTCTGAGCAATCTCAAAGAGTAG